The following coding sequences are from one Leptolyngbya sp. NIES-3755 window:
- a CDS encoding two-component sensor histidine kinase (similar to AA sequence:cyanobase_aa:LBDG_31150) codes for MRAVVSSIPLRPASIVPDAVESDSPLQSFCRLQIEQILSILPGTGIRLVYQSPEQSKRQSVVYGREFWSLLDSEAQLFLASESWWIKNSVGRLKKVFTESRQQFYACPLSQTKPEYLLLGTTKLLTAHQKRFIENVANLLSHHLSTVRDLSIQRQAQQQIEQRNQHIEHQVKSPIALIQIYTQMLLSTVSEEQPRSYLESIQSSIQDIHRHISLKQKPLRIEQHDLSEILSQSIKQLEPWLTEKQIQVNYPHAPLPINVDGWQLKQVFDNLLTNAIYYSPESGTIDCSWEISPQEILIKISDQGTGLSEADLEQVFTPFYSRRPEGTGLGLSIAQKIIQAHHGQISVTNRPTGGAQFSFTLPRQQPKLSIVPSIEVPSFTSST; via the coding sequence ATGCGAGCCGTTGTTTCCTCTATTCCTCTTCGTCCAGCTTCAATTGTCCCTGATGCAGTTGAGTCTGATTCCCCCTTGCAATCGTTTTGTCGGCTGCAAATTGAACAAATTCTGTCGATCTTGCCAGGTACAGGAATTCGATTGGTTTATCAATCTCCAGAACAATCTAAACGTCAATCAGTGGTGTACGGTCGAGAGTTTTGGTCGCTGTTAGATTCAGAGGCGCAATTATTCCTCGCTTCGGAATCTTGGTGGATCAAAAATTCGGTCGGACGCTTGAAAAAAGTGTTTACTGAGTCACGGCAGCAATTTTATGCTTGTCCGTTGAGCCAGACTAAGCCCGAATATTTACTTCTAGGTACAACCAAGTTATTAACGGCGCATCAAAAGCGCTTTATCGAAAATGTTGCAAATCTGTTGAGTCATCATCTTTCAACTGTTCGAGATTTATCTATTCAACGTCAAGCCCAACAACAAATTGAACAAAGAAATCAACACATCGAACATCAAGTTAAAAGCCCGATCGCATTAATCCAAATCTATACTCAAATGCTGTTATCGACAGTTTCGGAGGAACAACCGCGATCGTATTTAGAATCAATCCAGTCCTCAATTCAAGATATTCATCGCCATATTTCGCTCAAGCAAAAACCACTCCGAATCGAACAGCACGATTTGAGTGAAATCCTGTCACAGAGCATCAAACAGCTTGAACCTTGGTTAACAGAAAAGCAAATTCAAGTCAATTATCCTCATGCTCCTCTGCCGATTAATGTCGATGGTTGGCAACTCAAGCAAGTATTCGATAATTTGCTGACAAACGCAATTTACTATAGTCCTGAATCGGGCACGATCGACTGTTCTTGGGAAATTTCACCACAAGAAATTCTGATCAAAATCTCCGACCAAGGTACAGGATTATCAGAAGCCGATTTGGAGCAAGTCTTTACTCCGTTTTATTCGCGTCGTCCCGAAGGAACTGGATTGGGATTATCGATCGCACAAAAAATCATTCAGGCGCATCACGGTCAAATCTCGGTCACGAACCGTCCTACAGGCGGCGCACAATTCTCATTCACCCTTCCTCGCCAACAGCCCAAATTATCGATCGTTCCCTCGATCGAAGTCCCTTCTTTTACGAGTTCAACATGA
- a CDS encoding two-component LuxR family transcriptional regulator (similar to AA sequence:cyanobase_aa:LBDG_31140): MISTAPAQGQISVLLVDDDAKFRQGLQTLLQFYSTTQDRRFTVIGEAASSDQAIQLAQQQHPMLILLDMELTNGDGIGTLNELAKLEHRSKILVVSGHQEEEWVFRAMRAGANGYVVKTELATELFNATTTVLKDQVYLSPDLATRFFQMFRFYNGQALDAKAKLHLTDREQEVLHWLVQGASNEEIATRLYISVATVKAHLTAIFHKLGVTSRTQAIIRALKMGLVSC, from the coding sequence ATGATTTCCACGGCTCCCGCTCAAGGTCAAATTTCAGTTTTATTAGTCGATGACGATGCCAAATTTCGTCAAGGACTCCAAACGCTACTTCAGTTCTACAGTACGACTCAAGATCGGCGTTTTACTGTGATTGGAGAAGCCGCATCTTCGGATCAAGCGATTCAACTTGCACAACAACAACATCCAATGTTGATTCTATTGGATATGGAATTGACCAATGGTGATGGAATCGGGACGCTGAATGAATTGGCGAAATTGGAACATCGATCGAAGATTCTGGTCGTCTCTGGACATCAAGAAGAAGAATGGGTGTTTCGAGCGATGCGAGCGGGCGCGAATGGTTATGTTGTCAAGACTGAACTCGCAACCGAACTATTTAATGCTACGACTACGGTACTCAAGGATCAGGTGTATCTTTCTCCTGATTTGGCGACTCGATTCTTTCAAATGTTCCGGTTCTACAATGGGCAAGCGTTAGATGCGAAAGCGAAATTGCATTTAACCGATCGAGAACAAGAGGTCTTACATTGGTTAGTTCAAGGCGCATCGAATGAAGAGATTGCGACTCGATTGTATATTTCAGTGGCAACGGTGAAAGCGCATTTAACAGCGATTTTTCATAAGTTAGGTGTGACGAGTCGAACACAAGCAATTATTCGAGCGTTAAAAATGGGCTTAGTGAGTTGTTAG
- a CDS encoding hypothetical protein (similar to AA sequence:cyanobase_aa:LBDG_40170), which translates to MRAGFPVPKAARRFILALVLSALLFLTPSVLAQSPILPTPKIELPQLNNTDVRTAPIRLDGRELFRVAVSADSGSNQNNAIGVRVQGIESNLQRFANQSGSTALEVTSAIDSSSNLPIIRVNNQYLMTVTTLDAQLQGQEPAIYAEELTRVIQQALTTARQERQPDSFVTQTGKAIAILAGMVVLSWMVSRLQSYLRKRHRRSHTEEPNFSELPPNSPETASSRTQLIVKQQLANRQQRTMKDVQRRSLQLVQLLIWATGGFIILGLFPQTRSLQPFVLSTPLKVLGVIVAIYLLSRLSDLLIDRIFGALDISQSSTDVSQRVALRFSTFSRVIKGLVTLAWISIALITILSLIGIEILPLLAGAGIIGLGISLASQNLIKDVINGFLILFEDQYAVGDVIQVGALSGLVESITLRITQIRNAEGRLITIPNSSISIVENLSKDWSRVDLAIAISYDANVDRTIKLIEKVGVEMSHDPDWESRILEPPDVLGVENLSYEGVTLRIWIKTQPLQQWHVGREFRRRLKMALDAEGIQIAIPQQAFSVRGSIDDEVFDHHEAQAAKPKPSQNNSKK; encoded by the coding sequence GTGCGAGCAGGTTTCCCTGTGCCAAAGGCAGCGCGTCGGTTTATTCTCGCTCTTGTATTGAGCGCTTTACTGTTCCTGACTCCATCGGTTTTGGCGCAGAGTCCAATCTTGCCAACTCCTAAAATTGAGTTGCCGCAACTAAATAATACTGATGTAAGAACGGCTCCCATTCGCTTAGATGGACGGGAACTGTTTCGAGTCGCAGTTTCAGCCGATAGCGGCTCAAATCAAAATAATGCGATCGGGGTTCGAGTTCAAGGGATTGAAAGCAATTTACAACGATTCGCCAATCAATCAGGTTCAACTGCTTTGGAAGTTACAAGCGCGATCGATTCCAGCAGCAATCTCCCAATCATTCGGGTGAACAATCAGTATTTGATGACGGTAACGACCTTAGATGCTCAACTGCAAGGACAAGAACCCGCGATCTATGCAGAAGAATTGACCCGTGTGATTCAGCAAGCGTTGACGACTGCACGACAGGAACGACAACCGGATTCTTTTGTCACCCAGACCGGGAAAGCGATCGCGATTCTGGCTGGAATGGTTGTGCTGAGTTGGATGGTGTCACGCCTGCAATCGTATTTGAGAAAGCGACATCGACGATCGCACACTGAGGAACCGAATTTTTCTGAATTGCCACCGAATTCGCCAGAGACCGCTAGTTCTCGTACTCAGTTGATTGTGAAGCAACAGTTGGCGAATCGACAGCAACGGACGATGAAAGATGTCCAACGTCGATCGCTTCAGCTTGTTCAATTGTTGATCTGGGCAACGGGCGGGTTCATTATTCTTGGACTCTTTCCTCAAACGCGATCGCTGCAACCGTTCGTACTTTCTACGCCACTGAAGGTATTAGGAGTGATTGTTGCGATTTATCTTCTGAGTCGATTGAGTGACTTGTTAATCGATCGAATTTTTGGTGCGTTAGATATTTCTCAGTCGTCTACGGATGTTTCTCAGCGAGTTGCACTCCGGTTTTCAACGTTTTCGCGAGTGATCAAAGGATTAGTCACACTAGCCTGGATTAGCATTGCTTTAATTACAATCCTCTCTCTCATTGGAATTGAGATTTTACCGTTGCTGGCGGGTGCTGGAATTATTGGTTTAGGGATCTCTCTAGCGTCGCAAAACTTGATCAAAGATGTGATCAATGGATTTCTGATTCTATTTGAGGATCAATATGCAGTGGGCGATGTGATCCAAGTTGGCGCATTGAGCGGCTTAGTAGAATCGATTACTTTGAGAATTACACAGATCCGGAATGCAGAGGGGAGATTAATTACGATTCCGAATAGTTCGATCTCGATCGTAGAAAACCTGTCGAAAGATTGGTCGCGAGTGGATTTAGCGATCGCGATTTCTTACGATGCCAATGTCGATCGAACGATCAAGCTAATTGAAAAGGTTGGGGTTGAGATGAGCCACGATCCGGATTGGGAAAGCAGAATTCTAGAACCACCAGACGTTTTAGGCGTGGAAAATCTCAGTTATGAAGGGGTGACTCTGCGAATTTGGATCAAAACTCAACCGTTACAGCAATGGCACGTGGGACGAGAGTTTCGCAGACGATTAAAAATGGCGTTGGATGCTGAGGGAATTCAGATTGCGATTCCGCAGCAGGCATTTTCGGTCCGAGGCTCGATCGATGATGAGGTGTTTGATCATCATGAAGCTCAAGCGGCTAAACCGAAGCCATCTCAGAACAATTCTAAAAAATAG
- a CDS encoding geranylgeranyl reductase (similar to AA sequence:cyanobase_aa:LBDG_35080) gives MFDCIVVGAGPAGGTAAYHLAKRGRSVLVLEKEALPRYKPCSGGVSPAIAQWFDFDFAPVISRKVNTIRYTWKLGDPVDATLNTPEPMWMVRRDQFDEFLMNQAQQAGAKLQDATAVTGIEFKGDHWQVNTTAGVLEAKYLIAADGAKGPMAKLLGFKERKTRMGAVMEAPHAVGSTAQFDFGMLKNGFIWNLPKAEGFSAGTASFRGDDRTDFNAALSKYAKEAGFNTSGAQVYTHPIAFWDGDQTLHTQNAVLAGESASIVDPMTAEGIRPSMFSGMKAAEAVDQSLNGDRSALAQYTEIIQREWGSDMVWAQRLANLFYRVPGIGYKVGVKRPTATDRLGKIMCGELRYADVANRALKRLGGGLIPGMGG, from the coding sequence ATGTTTGACTGTATTGTTGTCGGAGCAGGACCCGCCGGAGGAACTGCCGCCTATCATCTCGCCAAACGCGGACGCTCTGTTTTAGTGCTAGAAAAAGAAGCACTACCTCGCTATAAACCCTGTAGCGGCGGAGTTTCTCCTGCGATCGCACAATGGTTTGATTTCGATTTCGCTCCCGTGATTTCTCGAAAAGTGAATACAATTCGCTACACCTGGAAGCTCGGTGATCCCGTCGATGCGACGTTGAATACACCAGAACCGATGTGGATGGTGCGTCGCGATCAGTTCGATGAGTTTCTAATGAATCAGGCACAGCAAGCAGGAGCCAAACTCCAAGATGCAACCGCTGTGACCGGGATCGAATTCAAAGGCGATCATTGGCAAGTCAATACCACAGCGGGAGTCTTAGAAGCGAAATATTTAATTGCTGCGGATGGCGCGAAAGGTCCGATGGCAAAACTGCTCGGATTCAAAGAGCGCAAAACTCGCATGGGGGCAGTCATGGAAGCGCCTCATGCCGTTGGAAGTACCGCACAGTTCGATTTTGGCATGTTAAAGAACGGTTTCATCTGGAATTTGCCGAAAGCTGAAGGGTTTTCCGCTGGAACGGCATCGTTTAGAGGTGACGATCGCACTGATTTCAACGCGGCTTTATCGAAGTACGCCAAAGAAGCTGGATTTAATACGAGCGGTGCTCAAGTTTATACCCATCCGATCGCGTTTTGGGATGGGGATCAAACGCTGCATACTCAGAATGCGGTTCTCGCGGGGGAAAGTGCTTCGATCGTTGATCCGATGACCGCTGAAGGGATTCGCCCCTCGATGTTTAGTGGAATGAAAGCAGCGGAAGCGGTGGATCAATCTTTGAACGGAGATCGATCGGCGTTGGCTCAATACACTGAGATTATTCAGCGGGAATGGGGCAGCGATATGGTTTGGGCGCAACGATTGGCGAATTTGTTTTATCGTGTGCCAGGGATTGGATACAAAGTCGGTGTGAAGCGCCCGACAGCAACCGATCGATTAGGGAAGATTATGTGCGGTGAACTGCGCTATGCAGATGTGGCAAATCGCGCCCTAAAACGGTTAGGTGGCGGATTGATTCCAGGAATGGGCGGCTAA
- a CDS encoding hypothetical protein (similar to AA sequence:cyanobase_aa:LBDG_35070), with product MFLGFHWFRELYHDAYDSGYEWFRGITRNPRWLVMRQLARFRGVRTLRAAELPLFRRFQSHSVPQFSGESVFPYADSDFIVQSVAKDGLYLGLNLPPESLQDIITYAKQYPCYGDRKPEYGFHYAQKVESEQWYERKFATASYFNTIETCPAIAQLSCDPLILSIAAQYLGTNPVLISSQLWWSFVTDASIQARRKAAQLFHYDLDDYRFIKFFFYLTNVDGLTGAHACVQGTHRRKKLRHELNRKRFRDSEIIDAYGIENLVTIRGNAGFGFVEDTLCFHKGMPPIRHDRLMLQLEFATCDYQMQHDRVDPRSLFVYSASLNESLNRSNF from the coding sequence GTGTTCTTAGGATTTCATTGGTTCAGAGAGCTTTACCATGATGCTTATGATTCTGGGTACGAATGGTTTCGAGGAATCACTAGAAATCCAAGATGGCTAGTGATGCGACAATTGGCGCGATTTAGAGGAGTACGAACACTTCGTGCAGCGGAGCTACCGCTCTTTCGTCGCTTTCAGTCTCACTCTGTTCCTCAATTCTCTGGCGAATCTGTCTTTCCTTATGCCGATTCAGACTTTATTGTGCAGTCGGTTGCAAAGGATGGACTGTATCTTGGTTTGAATCTGCCGCCTGAATCGCTTCAAGACATTATTACTTATGCGAAACAGTATCCGTGTTACGGCGATCGCAAACCTGAATACGGCTTTCACTATGCTCAAAAGGTTGAATCGGAACAATGGTACGAGCGCAAATTTGCCACTGCCAGTTACTTTAATACGATCGAGACTTGTCCCGCGATCGCTCAATTAAGTTGTGATCCGCTGATTTTGTCGATCGCGGCTCAGTATTTAGGAACAAATCCAGTTCTCATCAGTAGCCAGCTTTGGTGGAGCTTTGTCACAGATGCTTCAATCCAAGCTCGACGTAAAGCGGCTCAACTGTTTCACTATGATTTAGATGACTATCGATTTATCAAATTCTTTTTCTATCTCACCAATGTTGATGGGCTAACAGGTGCTCACGCTTGTGTTCAAGGAACGCATCGACGCAAAAAGCTAAGACATGAATTGAATCGAAAGCGCTTCAGAGATTCAGAGATTATTGATGCGTATGGGATTGAGAATTTAGTCACCATTCGAGGAAATGCAGGATTTGGATTTGTCGAAGATACCTTGTGTTTTCATAAGGGAATGCCACCGATTCGGCACGATCGATTAATGCTTCAGCTTGAATTTGCAACTTGCGACTATCAAATGCAGCACGATCGAGTCGATCCACGATCGCTATTCGTTTACTCTGCATCTCTAAACGAAAGCTTGAATCGATCGAATTTCTAA
- a CDS encoding hypothetical protein (similar to AA sequence:cyanobase_aa:Cyan7425_3970), with amino-acid sequence MKRYRIGLLLLAGVLIVFSWWGIFSARSGLTVRSLNQDGVPLLYLAPKSLRSVPGVLVAHGYSGSKQLMLSYGHVLARSGYGVMLWDWDGHGANPTRLENDSLQRNLETAWSALAQQPEVDATRLAVVGHSMGSGAVMNAAIAHPGDFFATVGISPTGANVTPEQPRNLQLQAGSWEGGFIRNAERILQQAGGSNSDVANGRGREFVLVPNVEHITILFNSVSHTATRDWLDRTFGAQQQSLYVDRRMLYQAVHLIGWLIALTAIVPSLQIAASPLSISPLQRWGGLLLSSTVPTAGLVLINRVTDLQTLGGIQVGGAIALWFAIAGLLWLAVLRQIPQFNLRKLLLGISVFTALWIAVGAMAQFVWLQSVLIPERLLIWGMIAIASLPWFLASEIAQSKQRILWGIAQSVALIGGFVLVLQFLPQLGFMFILLPLFPVLITVLSIVGAQVRESWSVAISSALFFAWLLAAGFPLA; translated from the coding sequence TTGAAGCGTTATCGAATCGGATTGCTCCTTCTCGCTGGAGTGCTCATTGTCTTTTCTTGGTGGGGGATTTTCTCTGCTCGTTCAGGCTTAACCGTTCGTTCTTTGAACCAAGACGGGGTTCCACTGCTTTATCTAGCTCCAAAGTCACTGCGCTCTGTTCCAGGTGTATTGGTCGCGCATGGGTACTCTGGCTCAAAACAATTAATGCTGTCTTACGGTCATGTGTTAGCGCGATCGGGGTATGGGGTCATGCTCTGGGATTGGGATGGACATGGTGCGAATCCGACTCGGTTAGAGAATGATTCACTCCAGCGCAACTTGGAAACGGCATGGAGCGCACTAGCACAACAGCCCGAAGTCGATGCCACTCGTTTAGCAGTCGTGGGACATTCGATGGGGAGTGGTGCGGTGATGAATGCTGCGATCGCTCATCCCGGTGACTTTTTTGCCACAGTGGGTATCTCTCCAACAGGTGCGAATGTGACTCCAGAGCAACCTAGAAATCTGCAACTTCAAGCGGGTAGCTGGGAAGGGGGCTTTATTCGCAATGCAGAACGGATTCTTCAGCAAGCAGGCGGCAGCAATTCGGATGTCGCAAATGGTAGAGGTCGGGAGTTCGTTCTCGTTCCAAATGTGGAGCATATTACGATCTTGTTCAATTCAGTGAGTCACACTGCGACACGAGACTGGCTCGATCGAACATTTGGAGCACAGCAGCAAAGTTTGTATGTCGATCGACGAATGCTTTATCAAGCGGTTCATTTAATCGGCTGGTTAATCGCTCTAACTGCGATCGTGCCAAGTTTACAAATAGCAGCTTCACCGTTATCCATTTCACCGTTGCAGCGTTGGGGCGGATTATTGCTGTCTTCGACGGTTCCAACAGCGGGATTGGTTTTGATCAATCGCGTCACTGATTTACAAACCTTAGGTGGAATTCAAGTGGGTGGAGCAATTGCGCTCTGGTTTGCGATCGCAGGTTTGCTCTGGCTAGCAGTTCTACGCCAAATTCCACAATTTAATCTGAGAAAGCTACTCCTTGGAATTAGCGTATTTACAGCGCTGTGGATTGCAGTGGGAGCGATGGCGCAATTCGTTTGGTTACAATCGGTGCTGATTCCAGAGCGATTACTGATCTGGGGAATGATTGCGATCGCATCTCTGCCCTGGTTTTTAGCCAGCGAAATCGCCCAATCTAAACAACGAATCCTTTGGGGAATTGCTCAAAGTGTGGCTCTGATTGGTGGCTTTGTACTGGTACTACAATTTTTGCCGCAGCTTGGATTTATGTTTATCTTGCTGCCGCTGTTTCCGGTCTTGATTACGGTTTTATCGATCGTCGGTGCTCAAGTTCGAGAAAGTTGGAGTGTTGCCATTTCGAGTGCCTTGTTTTTCGCATGGTTACTCGCAGCCGGATTTCCCCTAGCTTAG
- a CDS encoding hypothetical protein (similar to AA sequence:cyanobase_aa:LBDG_07790): MPTILNDTLKAELEQTRARLLSEQETIAETVTKEAEAEIDRVISYINSLLGETTESEPVSQPATKSEPKTTTKAKSAAPKSSSKNAFDAGKLKSKFKGTKPMDAILQVLAAEKSALSIDDLINQLYDEFDPAEISKARRSVAITTKHAERRGLLKKVQDNPSRFEAA; this comes from the coding sequence GTGCCTACTATCCTCAACGATACGCTCAAAGCAGAACTCGAACAGACCCGTGCTCGATTGCTCAGTGAGCAAGAAACGATCGCTGAAACCGTGACGAAAGAAGCAGAAGCAGAAATCGATCGTGTGATCAGCTACATCAATTCTTTGCTCGGTGAGACGACTGAAAGCGAACCTGTTTCACAACCTGCTACCAAGTCTGAACCTAAAACGACCACCAAAGCAAAGTCAGCCGCACCCAAATCATCGAGCAAAAATGCGTTTGATGCTGGAAAGCTCAAATCAAAATTCAAAGGTACTAAGCCGATGGATGCAATTTTGCAAGTGTTGGCGGCTGAGAAGAGTGCTTTATCGATCGATGATTTGATCAATCAACTCTACGATGAGTTCGATCCGGCTGAGATTTCCAAAGCAAGAAGAAGTGTTGCGATCACCACCAAACACGCTGAACGGCGTGGATTGTTGAAGAAAGTGCAAGACAATCCTTCTCGCTTTGAAGCCGCTTAA
- a CDS encoding hypothetical protein (protein of unknown function DUF839;~similar to AA sequence:cyanobase_aa:LBDG_27020): MPMKRRNFLLFLGAAAGTTAIGSLIKNHQKFSMPFQSAEATPSNLSFKPIPSPMALLTGAKSAAPTEFEIVDDLIVPEGFSYQVIGAWGDKIGDSRFGYNNDYLSFVETAPNEGFLTINFEYISAIPWLQSYSKVLGKELPRAAVEKELQKTKGKGVNAFALPEKNPLKAQIRTIAKEALIDQGMGVISVRKNADGKWERTFSNVDRRITGISGLEDDRYLDCTGPAKAVFQKKQGKGYIDKLGDRIIGTFGNCAGGTTPWGTVLSAEENIQVQVPDPVYADGTSFPPSRVTFTIDDEEVSGQGNVFGLAGNKYGWIVEVDPANPKDFGTKHTWLGRYRHEAVGVRVEAGKPLAFYSGCDRRSGHIYKFVSRDSVTDPKDKANSRLLADGMLYAAKFNEDGTGRWIALKPDTPVNPEDPATVVGGMITLPKRPDGGFMPVRNKSAIAQYKKQFKTLGDLYEGNPTEKQGAILIDAHYAANACGATCTARPEDTEIAPDGSLYIAFTSGSPDSRDGGPDKRVFKGPNGEAPYEYGFVMHVVEDNNDPAAMTFRWKMMAMGGEPTAGGAGFSNPDNLLIDPDGHVWIVTDMSSDKLNKAVPKRIGKNGVPISQSNLRGLYGNNSLWFMPTSGENAGNAYLFAMAPMEAELTGPFLSSDRQSLFLAVQHPGESNGIRQNLKADTRQYAMKATDGKEFTQTRQVPVGSNFPDNKANAAPRPCVVVVTRSDRKNITSV; the protein is encoded by the coding sequence ATGCCGATGAAACGCCGGAATTTTCTTTTATTTTTGGGTGCTGCTGCTGGAACGACTGCGATCGGAAGCTTGATCAAAAACCATCAGAAGTTCTCCATGCCCTTTCAATCGGCAGAAGCAACCCCTTCAAATCTGAGTTTCAAGCCGATTCCCAGCCCAATGGCATTGCTCACAGGTGCAAAGAGCGCTGCGCCCACCGAGTTTGAGATTGTCGATGATTTGATTGTTCCGGAGGGCTTTTCCTACCAAGTAATCGGAGCTTGGGGAGATAAAATTGGCGATTCTCGGTTTGGTTATAACAATGATTACCTTTCGTTTGTTGAAACTGCTCCGAATGAAGGCTTTCTAACGATTAACTTTGAGTACATCAGTGCTATCCCCTGGCTGCAATCCTACTCGAAAGTGCTAGGTAAAGAGCTTCCAAGAGCGGCAGTCGAAAAAGAATTGCAAAAGACCAAAGGAAAGGGCGTGAATGCGTTTGCACTTCCTGAGAAAAATCCGCTTAAAGCTCAGATTAGAACCATTGCCAAGGAAGCATTGATTGATCAAGGTATGGGCGTGATTTCGGTTCGCAAAAATGCAGACGGGAAATGGGAGCGGACTTTTTCTAATGTCGATCGACGAATCACAGGAATTTCAGGTCTCGAAGACGATCGCTATCTCGACTGTACCGGACCTGCAAAAGCAGTGTTCCAGAAGAAGCAAGGCAAGGGATACATTGATAAATTAGGCGATCGTATTATCGGAACGTTCGGCAACTGTGCAGGTGGAACCACGCCTTGGGGAACGGTTCTCAGTGCAGAAGAGAACATTCAAGTGCAGGTTCCTGATCCGGTTTATGCAGATGGCACTTCTTTTCCACCCAGTCGCGTCACATTTACGATCGATGATGAGGAAGTGTCTGGACAAGGAAATGTCTTCGGTTTAGCAGGTAATAAGTACGGATGGATTGTCGAAGTCGATCCAGCAAATCCCAAAGATTTTGGCACAAAGCATACTTGGCTCGGTCGCTATCGGCATGAAGCAGTCGGAGTTCGAGTCGAAGCAGGAAAACCTTTGGCATTCTATTCAGGATGCGATCGACGAAGCGGACATATTTATAAGTTCGTCAGCCGCGATTCGGTCACTGATCCAAAAGACAAAGCCAATTCTCGATTGCTTGCTGATGGAATGCTTTATGCTGCCAAGTTCAACGAAGACGGAACCGGACGATGGATTGCACTAAAACCAGATACGCCCGTGAATCCTGAAGATCCAGCAACCGTGGTCGGTGGCATGATCACTCTACCCAAGCGCCCTGATGGTGGATTCATGCCTGTTCGGAACAAAAGCGCGATCGCTCAATACAAGAAACAATTCAAAACCTTGGGCGACCTCTACGAAGGCAATCCCACCGAAAAGCAAGGTGCAATCCTGATCGATGCTCACTATGCGGCAAATGCTTGTGGTGCAACTTGTACTGCCCGTCCTGAAGACACTGAGATTGCGCCAGATGGTTCGCTCTACATCGCATTCACCTCTGGTTCACCGGATAGTCGAGATGGCGGACCTGATAAGCGAGTATTCAAAGGTCCCAACGGCGAAGCACCTTATGAATATGGCTTTGTCATGCACGTTGTAGAAGACAACAATGATCCAGCGGCAATGACTTTCCGTTGGAAAATGATGGCAATGGGGGGAGAACCCACAGCGGGTGGAGCAGGCTTCTCGAATCCGGACAATTTACTGATTGATCCAGATGGTCATGTTTGGATTGTCACCGATATGTCTTCGGACAAGCTCAATAAAGCGGTTCCGAAACGGATTGGTAAAAATGGGGTTCCGATCAGTCAATCCAACTTACGCGGACTGTACGGCAACAATAGCTTATGGTTTATGCCAACCTCTGGAGAGAATGCTGGAAATGCTTATCTGTTTGCGATGGCTCCAATGGAAGCGGAACTAACCGGACCCTTTTTAAGTAGCGATCGACAATCTCTATTCCTCGCGGTTCAACATCCTGGAGAAAGTAACGGCATTCGGCAAAATCTGAAAGCTGACACTCGCCAGTATGCAATGAAAGCTACAGACGGTAAGGAGTTTACTCAGACTCGCCAAGTTCCAGTGGGTTCAAATTTCCCCGATAACAAGGCAAATGCGGCTCCTCGACCTTGTGTAGTGGTGGTGACGAGAAGCGATCGTAAAAACATCACGTCGGTGTAA